In the Clostridia bacterium genome, one interval contains:
- a CDS encoding serine kinase: MVVEDFVRALNLEVKNAGRPGRRITGGYCSDLLSEVMGHATQGNIWFTLQSHPNVVAVASLLDLAAVVITEGHQPSEETLAKARDEGVTVLTTSLSTFEAAGQLYQLLAK, translated from the coding sequence ATGGTAGTAGAGGATTTTGTCAGAGCACTTAACTTGGAAGTTAAAAACGCTGGTAGGCCGGGACGCAGGATCACGGGTGGATATTGCTCAGACTTATTGAGCGAAGTTATGGGCCATGCCACTCAGGGGAATATCTGGTTTACGTTACAGAGCCATCCCAACGTAGTGGCGGTGGCCAGCCTCTTGGACCTGGCGGCGGTGGTTATAACTGAGGGGCACCAGCCTTCAGAGGAAACTTTGGCTAAAGCCCGGGACGAGGGGGTAACAGTCCTAACCACGTCGCTATCCACCTTTGAGGCCGCGGGCCAGCTTTACCAGCTGTTGGCGAAATAG